From a single Staphylococcus epidermidis genomic region:
- a CDS encoding HAD family hydrolase, translating into MNLNCIKAIVFDLEGTLLDRVKSREKFIEEQYERFHDYFIHVQLADYKNKFIELDDDEDNDKPDLYKEIIKQFHIDRLKWKDLFNDFEMHFYRYVFPYYDTLYTLEKLSKHHYMIGVIANGKSKIKQFRLHSLGIMHVINYLTTSETVGYRKPHPKIFEDMIDQLGVKPSEIMYVGDDALNDVAPARAMGMVSVWYKQEDAELEPLTEEVDYTITTIEELLKILPDNFETEGEEQHGNGFNY; encoded by the coding sequence ATGAATTTAAACTGCATTAAGGCTATCGTCTTTGATTTAGAAGGTACTCTATTAGATAGAGTAAAATCGCGTGAAAAGTTTATAGAAGAGCAATATGAACGGTTTCATGATTATTTTATTCATGTGCAATTAGCAGATTATAAGAATAAATTTATTGAATTAGACGATGATGAAGACAACGATAAACCTGATCTATATAAGGAAATCATTAAACAATTTCATATCGACCGTCTTAAATGGAAAGATTTATTTAATGACTTTGAAATGCATTTCTATCGTTACGTTTTCCCTTACTATGATACTTTGTATACATTAGAAAAGTTATCGAAACATCATTACATGATTGGTGTGATTGCAAATGGGAAATCCAAAATTAAACAATTTAGATTGCATTCATTGGGTATTATGCACGTTATTAATTATTTAACTACTTCTGAAACTGTAGGCTATCGTAAGCCACATCCTAAAATCTTTGAAGATATGATTGATCAATTGGGGGTTAAACCATCTGAAATAATGTATGTCGGAGATGATGCATTAAACGATGTTGCTCCTGCACGTGCAATGGGGATGGTAAGTGTGTGGTATAAACAAGAAGATGCAGAATTGGAGCCATTAACAGAAGAAGTAGATTATACGATTACTACCATAGAGGAATTGCTTAAAATTTTACCAGATAATTTTGAAACAGAAGGAGAAGAACAACATGGCAATGGATTTAATTACTAA
- a CDS encoding ABC transporter substrate-binding protein: MKSKLWIVICALIVVLAACGQDANHSSNNKDTEKSDKKYHRIISLIPSNTEILYRLGIGEDIVGVSTVDDYPKDVKKGKKQFDAMNLNKEELIKAKPDLILAHESQKNSAGKVLKSLKDKGVKVVYVKDAQSIDETYDTFKSIGQLTDREKQAKELVDETKHNVEKIINSVPKHHKKQEVFMEVSSKPDIYTAGKDTFFNDMLEKLDAKNSFDDVKGWKSVSKESIIKRNPDILISTEGKSKSDYIEMIKKRGGFDKINAVKNTRIETVDGDEVSRPGPRIDEGLKDLRDDIYKK, encoded by the coding sequence ATGAAAAGTAAACTATGGATAGTTATATGTGCATTGATTGTAGTACTGGCTGCATGTGGTCAAGATGCCAATCATTCATCTAATAATAAAGACACTGAAAAAAGCGATAAAAAATATCATAGAATTATTTCGCTCATTCCTAGTAACACAGAAATTTTATATCGCTTAGGAATCGGAGAAGATATAGTTGGTGTATCCACTGTGGATGATTATCCTAAAGATGTAAAAAAAGGTAAAAAACAATTCGATGCGATGAATTTAAATAAAGAAGAATTAATAAAAGCTAAACCGGATTTGATTTTAGCGCATGAGTCACAGAAAAATTCTGCAGGTAAAGTGCTAAAGTCACTTAAAGATAAGGGAGTAAAAGTCGTTTATGTGAAAGATGCACAATCGATTGATGAAACTTATGATACTTTTAAATCAATTGGACAATTAACGGATCGTGAAAAACAAGCTAAAGAACTTGTTGATGAAACAAAACACAATGTAGAAAAAATCATTAACTCCGTTCCTAAACATCATAAGAAACAAGAAGTGTTTATGGAAGTATCGTCTAAACCAGACATTTACACTGCCGGAAAAGATACCTTCTTTAACGATATGTTAGAGAAACTAGATGCTAAAAATAGTTTTGATGATGTTAAAGGTTGGAAATCAGTAAGTAAAGAAAGCATTATTAAACGTAATCCTGATATTCTGATTTCCACAGAAGGTAAATCAAAATCAGACTACATAGAAATGATAAAAAAACGTGGCGGTTTTGATAAAATTAATGCTGTTAAAAATACACGTATTGAAACAGTAGATGGGGATGAAGTTTCTCGACCAGGTCCTCGTATTGATGAAGGTCTAAAGGATTTAAGAGACGATATATATAAAAAATAG
- a CDS encoding FecCD family ABC transporter permease: MNKYRSVIIWLFILILSMSLSLSWDVGKLDDVFNQTILFQVRLPRLLEAMLTGAVLTLAGQVYQIVLNNPLADSFTLGLASGASLGSGIALFLGLSFLWFPIFSIIFSLITLLLVLSVSAMLAKGYPVQMLILTGLLFGALLNALLYLLVLINPKKMNPIASYLFGGFASAEYQDVMIISLIASVAIIVLFLMQKGIKLLQVGELKSQSLGLNVQQVTYIVLIVASIMTAVVVAYVGVIGFIGMIIPQLIRKFYWRYQIGLQMLLNIIIGAVVMIIADFIGSTMIQPIQIPVGIVMALLGVPVLFYILIKQTNI; the protein is encoded by the coding sequence ATGAATAAATATAGAAGTGTCATTATATGGTTATTTATTTTAATATTAAGCATGAGCTTAAGTTTAAGCTGGGATGTAGGAAAACTTGATGATGTTTTTAATCAAACCATACTATTCCAGGTTCGTTTACCTAGATTACTTGAAGCCATGCTCACTGGTGCAGTACTTACATTAGCTGGCCAAGTGTATCAAATTGTGTTAAATAATCCACTTGCAGATAGTTTTACATTGGGATTAGCTAGTGGTGCATCATTAGGATCTGGAATTGCTTTATTTTTGGGACTTAGTTTTTTATGGTTCCCTATATTTTCCATTATTTTCAGTTTAATCACACTGTTACTTGTTTTAAGTGTTTCAGCGATGTTAGCCAAAGGATATCCTGTTCAAATGCTTATATTAACGGGATTACTATTTGGTGCACTATTAAATGCATTATTGTATTTGCTTGTTTTGATTAATCCTAAGAAGATGAATCCAATTGCTAGTTATCTGTTCGGTGGTTTTGCATCAGCTGAATATCAGGATGTTATGATTATTAGTTTGATAGCATCTGTCGCAATCATAGTATTATTTTTAATGCAAAAAGGAATTAAATTACTGCAAGTTGGTGAATTGAAAAGTCAGTCTCTAGGATTAAATGTACAACAAGTAACGTATATTGTTCTTATAGTAGCCTCCATCATGACAGCAGTTGTGGTCGCATACGTTGGAGTTATTGGTTTTATAGGCATGATTATTCCACAACTGATTAGAAAATTTTATTGGCGTTATCAAATAGGTTTACAAATGTTATTGAATATAATCATAGGTGCTGTAGTCATGATAATTGCAGATTTTATAGGAAGTACAATGATACAACCTATACAAATTCCTGTAGGCATCGTGATGGCATTGCTCGGTGTACCAGTCCTATTTTATATTTTAATTAAACAGACTAACATATGA